The following are encoded in a window of Bacteroidales bacterium genomic DNA:
- a CDS encoding CoA transferase — MRPLENIKILDLTRVLAGPFCTMILSDLGAEVIKVEVPETGDDARSFGPFKNGQSLYFLSINREKKSISLNLKSKRGKEILKDLTKKVDIIIENYRPGTMEKLGLGYEDLKIVNPKLIYAASSGFGHTGPDSTKAAYDILAQAMGGIMSITGWPNTPPTRVGMSLGDISASLYTAIGILAALHQRNSTGLGQKVDIAMLDCQVSMLENAITRYQVENKSPEPLGNRHPTITPFQAYKASDSYFVIAAGNDILWQKLCESIGRPELANSEKFKSNPLRTKNIEEMNLELEKTLVLKTADEWLKIIDCAGVPCGPINTIDKVMENHQVKARNMIVEVKDSKAGTIKIAGNPIKMNSVEEKPDRKAAPEIGEHNTEIYSQMLGLNSVEISKLKEDGII, encoded by the coding sequence ATGAGACCCTTAGAAAATATTAAAATTCTTGACCTAACCCGAGTACTCGCTGGACCATTTTGTACAATGATTTTGAGTGATCTCGGTGCGGAAGTTATTAAAGTGGAAGTGCCCGAGACTGGAGATGATGCACGCTCTTTTGGACCATTCAAAAATGGTCAAAGTTTATATTTTCTAAGTATCAACCGTGAAAAGAAAAGCATTTCATTGAATCTTAAGTCAAAAAGAGGTAAAGAAATTCTAAAAGATCTAACTAAAAAAGTAGATATTATAATTGAAAACTACCGACCTGGCACTATGGAGAAACTGGGCTTGGGTTACGAAGACTTAAAAATTGTAAATCCAAAATTAATCTATGCCGCTTCATCAGGATTCGGTCATACCGGCCCAGATTCCACAAAGGCAGCTTACGATATTTTAGCTCAAGCTATGGGAGGAATCATGAGTATTACCGGTTGGCCCAATACCCCTCCTACTCGTGTTGGAATGTCGTTGGGAGATATTTCAGCTTCATTATATACAGCAATTGGCATTCTAGCAGCCCTACATCAAAGAAATAGTACAGGGCTTGGTCAAAAGGTGGATATTGCGATGCTTGACTGTCAGGTTTCCATGCTCGAAAATGCCATTACCCGGTATCAGGTTGAAAATAAATCACCAGAACCTCTAGGTAACCGACATCCAACTATTACACCATTTCAGGCTTATAAAGCCAGTGATAGCTACTTTGTTATTGCTGCTGGGAATGACATTCTTTGGCAAAAACTATGCGAATCTATTGGTCGCCCCGAGCTTGCTAACAGCGAAAAGTTCAAAAGCAACCCTCTACGCACCAAAAATATTGAAGAGATGAATTTGGAACTAGAGAAGACACTTGTTTTGAAAACTGCCGACGAATGGTTAAAGATAATTGATTGTGCCGGAGTTCCTTGTGGTCCAATAAACACCATCGATAAGGTTATGGAAAATCATCAGGTGAAAGCTCGTAATATGATTGTAGAGGTAAAGGACTCAAAGGCAGGAACCATAAAAATTGCTGGCAACCCAATTAAAATGAATTCAGTTGAAGAAAAACCTGACCGTAAGGCAGCTCCTGAAATTGGTGAACACAATACAGAAATTTATTCCCAAATGCTTGGTTTGAACTCGGTTGAAATTAGCAAACTAAAGGAAGACGGCATAATATAA
- a CDS encoding amidase has translation MKIFNLSLSESINAIQNETIEVEDLINSICDRIDRLEPLIHSLIPEIGRRNRLLREARDLKQKYPDKNKRPILFGIPIGVKDLFRVDGFPTQAGSKLPTNLFEEQESSVVTALKNAGALILGKTVTTEFAYFEPGPTCNPHNLSHTPGGSSSGSAAAVVCGLTPLALGTQTIGSITRPASFCGVYGYKPSYKRISTNGVIPFSVSADHIGFFTQDLQGIEIVASLLCNHWNPATKTSHQKPVIGIAVGSYLEQSNDEVLSLFDEKTKQLEQLGFKIVKVDTFGDIESINKAHKSMIAVDFSKVHEKWFENFEGLYRENTKKLIIEGRTITKKIYQDALAGREMLRTQLEVIKSINKIDIWLSPSSCSAATEGLDSTGSPLMNLPWTYAGLPTVSVPAMKTSNHLPIGLQFVGSFNQDEDLIAKLKLIVHFL, from the coding sequence ATGAAAATCTTTAATCTCTCGCTATCAGAATCGATTAATGCTATACAAAATGAAACTATTGAAGTTGAAGATCTCATTAACTCAATCTGTGACCGAATTGATCGTTTAGAACCATTAATTCACTCTCTGATTCCTGAAATAGGAAGAAGAAATAGACTGCTACGTGAAGCCCGAGATTTAAAACAGAAATATCCCGACAAAAATAAAAGACCTATTTTATTTGGAATTCCTATTGGGGTTAAAGATCTTTTTAGGGTTGACGGATTTCCAACCCAGGCAGGATCTAAACTTCCCACAAATTTATTTGAAGAACAAGAATCATCCGTTGTTACAGCATTAAAAAATGCAGGAGCATTAATCCTTGGCAAGACAGTCACCACCGAATTTGCTTATTTTGAGCCAGGACCAACCTGTAACCCTCACAATTTGTCACATACTCCCGGTGGTTCAAGTAGTGGTTCTGCAGCAGCAGTTGTATGTGGTCTCACCCCTCTTGCTCTAGGTACCCAAACAATTGGCTCAATTACCCGACCAGCCTCATTCTGCGGAGTGTATGGCTATAAACCCAGCTATAAAAGAATTTCAACAAACGGTGTAATTCCATTTTCAGTTTCTGCTGATCATATAGGTTTTTTCACACAAGACTTGCAAGGTATTGAAATCGTTGCCTCGCTTCTCTGTAATCATTGGAATCCAGCCACTAAAACTTCTCACCAAAAACCCGTAATTGGAATAGCGGTTGGAAGCTATTTAGAACAATCGAATGATGAGGTACTTAGTTTATTCGACGAGAAAACTAAGCAATTGGAACAATTGGGTTTTAAAATAGTAAAGGTTGATACTTTTGGCGATATTGAATCCATCAATAAAGCACATAAAAGTATGATTGCGGTTGACTTCTCAAAGGTTCATGAAAAATGGTTTGAAAACTTCGAAGGTCTTTATCGCGAAAACACTAAAAAACTCATCATCGAAGGAAGAACAATTACAAAAAAAATATATCAAGATGCTTTAGCGGGAAGAGAAATGCTGAGAACGCAATTGGAAGTTATAAAATCAATAAATAAAATTGACATTTGGCTCTCCCCTTCTTCTTGCAGTGCAGCCACTGAAGGACTCGATTCAACAGGAAGTCCATTAATGAATTTACCATGGACTTATGCCGGATTGCCTACAGTCTCAGTTCCTGCTATGAAAACTTCTAATCACCTACCTATTGGATTACAGTTTGTTGGCTCTTTTAATCAGGATGAGGACTTAATTGCAAAACTAAAATTAATTGTGCATTTCTTATGA
- a CDS encoding 4-(cytidine 5'-diphospho)-2-C-methyl-D-erythritol kinase, producing the protein MILYPNAKINIGLNIVARREDGFHNIETIFFPIKGLCDILEIVHIPNQELRVRFSQTGLMLNEPSENNLCVKAYNLLSSYMELPPVAIHLHKQIPFGAGLGGGSSDGAFTLSGLNKISENPLSKEKLLEVALKLGSDCPFFILNETCYASGRGEILNPIELNLSGYHILMVNPGIHINTSKAYSHSNPKPSVYNLPKTIFNSPEQWKGVVVNDFEKIVFALYPEIGIIKDRLYQMGAMYSAMSGSGSTVFGLFKSKPDYADVFSDYYTFYQEIN; encoded by the coding sequence ATGATACTTTACCCCAACGCTAAAATAAATATTGGGCTTAATATTGTTGCCCGCAGAGAAGATGGATTCCATAATATCGAGACTATTTTCTTCCCTATAAAAGGATTATGTGATATTCTTGAGATAGTACATATCCCAAATCAAGAGCTGAGGGTTCGGTTTTCGCAAACAGGGCTGATGCTTAATGAGCCAAGCGAGAATAATCTTTGTGTGAAAGCTTATAATCTTCTATCATCATACATGGAATTACCACCAGTTGCAATTCATCTACATAAGCAAATTCCTTTTGGGGCTGGACTTGGTGGTGGCTCATCGGATGGTGCATTTACTCTTTCTGGTTTAAATAAAATTTCGGAAAATCCTCTTTCAAAAGAAAAACTGCTGGAGGTTGCATTGAAACTTGGTAGCGATTGTCCGTTCTTTATTTTAAACGAAACATGTTATGCTTCTGGAAGAGGCGAGATCTTAAACCCAATTGAATTAAATTTAAGCGGTTATCATATTTTGATGGTAAACCCTGGTATACATATTAATACTAGTAAGGCATACTCTCATTCTAACCCAAAACCTTCGGTTTATAATCTTCCGAAAACTATCTTTAATAGCCCGGAACAATGGAAGGGTGTTGTAGTAAACGATTTCGAAAAAATTGTATTTGCACTTTACCCTGAAATTGGCATAATAAAAGATAGATTGTACCAAATGGGGGCTATGTATTCTGCCATGTCGGGTAGTGGCTCAACTGTATTCGGATTATTTAAATCTAAACCAGATTACGCTGACGTTTTTAGTGATTATTACACTTTTTATCAGGAGATAAACTAA